The following coding sequences are from one Streptomyces sp. V3I7 window:
- a CDS encoding nicotinamidase, with amino-acid sequence MRRALIVVDVQNDFCEGGSLAVTGGADVAAAVTELIGQAPAGYRHVVATRDHHVAPGDHFADSPDYVHSWPAHCVAGTEGVGFHPNFAPAVASGAVDAVFDKGAYAAAYSGFEGADENGTALGDWLRAREVDEVDVVGIATDHCVKATALDAVRQGFRTHVLLELTAGVAAETTERALEELREAGVELSGKPVVQ; translated from the coding sequence ATGCGCCGCGCCTTGATCGTCGTAGACGTGCAGAACGACTTCTGCGAGGGGGGCAGCCTCGCGGTGACCGGGGGTGCCGACGTGGCCGCCGCGGTCACCGAGCTGATCGGCCAGGCGCCGGCCGGGTACCGGCACGTGGTGGCGACCCGCGACCACCATGTCGCCCCGGGTGACCACTTCGCGGACAGCCCGGACTACGTCCACTCCTGGCCCGCGCACTGCGTCGCGGGCACGGAGGGCGTCGGCTTCCATCCGAACTTCGCCCCGGCGGTCGCCTCCGGCGCCGTCGACGCCGTCTTCGACAAGGGGGCGTACGCCGCCGCGTACAGCGGGTTCGAGGGGGCCGACGAGAACGGGACCGCGCTCGGCGACTGGCTGCGGGCCCGGGAGGTCGACGAGGTCGACGTGGTGGGCATCGCGACCGACCACTGTGTGAAGGCGACCGCCCTGGACGCCGTGCGCCAGGGTTTCCGCACCCATGTGCTCCTGGAGCTGACCGCCGGGGTGGCCGCGGAGACCACCGAGCGCGCCCTGGAGGAGCTGCGCGAGGCGGGCGTGGAGCTGAGCGGCAAGCCCGTCGTCCAGTAG
- a CDS encoding immune inhibitor A domain-containing protein — translation MTSRPWTFRAAAIGVALAAASATFSTFAVAEASTAAKPAAIDRHDPQPVKQREHNLDGPLSKTQEAQRQEALNEVISGDAKVESRDGSKVVRLDSRRGDSKYVELGREKTDKIFTILVEFGDQADPKYGGTPGPLHNRIAEPDRTKDNSTAWQADYNQQHFQDLYFGTGTGVESMKKFYEKQSSGRYSVDGEVTDWVKVPYNEARYGNNACGQTNCSSVWNAVSDGVTAWVAQQKAAGKSDADIKADLARFDQWDRYDHDGDGDFNEPDGYIDHFQLVHAGEDESAGGGAEGENAIWAHRWYAFGTDAGATGPQDNKLGGAQIGDTGIWVGDYTIQPENGGLGVFAHEYGHDLGLPDHYDTQGGENSTGFWTLMSSGSWLGTGKEAIGDLPGDFNAWDKLQLGWLDYDIAQAGTASSHKLGVAEYNTANKQGLVVKLPDKAVTTSVVTPAQGATQWWSGSGDDLKNTLTRSVDLTGKSSAALTLDGYYDIESGYDYLYTEVSTDGGANWTAVDGTVDGQPIPRDASDKPALTGTVEGYKKLSYDLNAYAGQKVDVRFRYQTDGGVAQKGFAADEITLTADGQALFSDDAESADAAWTANGFSRIGASFTKDYAQYYLAENRQYVSYDKTLQVGPYNFGFSTTRPDWVEHYPYQNGLLIWKWDTSQADNNTSVHPGVGLVLPVDAHPAVLKWSDGTLMRNRIQSYDSTFGLDRTDALTLHKADVATKIPSAAGVPVFNDHTSTYYDQSNPAGGVKITDTNTKIRVTDEAWDGSTVSLQIGPAVK, via the coding sequence GTGACAAGCAGACCCTGGACGTTCAGAGCGGCCGCGATCGGCGTGGCGCTCGCGGCGGCGTCCGCCACGTTCTCCACCTTCGCGGTGGCGGAGGCGAGCACGGCGGCGAAGCCGGCCGCCATCGACCGGCACGACCCGCAGCCGGTGAAGCAGCGGGAGCACAACCTCGACGGCCCCCTGAGCAAGACCCAGGAGGCGCAGCGCCAGGAAGCCCTCAACGAGGTCATATCCGGCGACGCCAAGGTCGAGAGCCGTGACGGCTCGAAGGTCGTGCGGCTCGACAGCCGGCGCGGCGACAGCAAGTACGTCGAGCTCGGCCGCGAGAAGACCGACAAGATCTTCACGATCCTCGTCGAGTTCGGCGACCAGGCCGACCCGAAGTACGGCGGCACGCCCGGCCCGCTGCACAACCGGATAGCCGAGCCCGACCGCACCAAGGACAACAGCACGGCCTGGCAGGCGGACTACAACCAGCAGCACTTCCAGGACCTCTACTTCGGCACTGGCACCGGCGTCGAGTCGATGAAGAAGTTCTACGAGAAGCAGTCCTCGGGCCGCTACTCGGTCGACGGCGAGGTCACCGACTGGGTCAAGGTCCCCTATAACGAGGCCCGTTACGGCAACAACGCCTGCGGCCAGACCAACTGCTCGAGCGTGTGGAACGCCGTCAGTGACGGCGTGACCGCCTGGGTCGCCCAGCAGAAGGCGGCCGGCAAGTCCGACGCCGACATCAAGGCCGACCTGGCCCGCTTCGACCAGTGGGACCGCTACGACCACGACGGCGACGGCGACTTCAACGAGCCCGACGGCTACATCGACCACTTCCAGCTCGTGCACGCCGGTGAGGACGAGTCCGCGGGCGGCGGCGCCGAGGGCGAGAACGCCATCTGGGCCCACCGCTGGTACGCCTTCGGCACCGACGCCGGCGCCACCGGTCCCCAGGACAACAAGCTCGGCGGCGCCCAGATCGGCGACACCGGCATCTGGGTCGGCGACTACACCATCCAGCCGGAGAACGGCGGACTCGGCGTCTTCGCCCACGAGTACGGCCACGACCTCGGTCTGCCGGACCACTACGACACCCAGGGCGGGGAGAACTCCACCGGCTTCTGGACCCTGATGTCCTCCGGTTCCTGGCTCGGTACCGGCAAGGAGGCCATCGGCGACCTGCCGGGCGACTTCAACGCCTGGGACAAGCTCCAGCTCGGCTGGCTCGACTACGACATCGCCCAGGCCGGCACGGCGTCCTCGCACAAGCTGGGCGTCGCCGAGTACAACACCGCGAACAAGCAGGGCCTGGTGGTGAAGCTGCCCGACAAGGCGGTCACCACCTCGGTCGTGACGCCGGCCCAGGGCGCGACCCAGTGGTGGAGCGGCAGTGGCGACGACCTGAAGAACACGCTGACCCGCTCGGTCGACCTCACCGGCAAGTCCTCGGCCGCGCTGACCCTCGACGGCTACTACGACATCGAGTCGGGCTACGACTACCTCTACACCGAGGTGTCGACCGACGGCGGCGCCAACTGGACCGCTGTGGACGGCACGGTGGACGGCCAGCCGATCCCGCGCGACGCCAGCGACAAGCCGGCGCTGACCGGCACGGTCGAGGGCTACAAGAAGCTTTCGTACGACCTGAACGCCTACGCGGGCCAGAAGGTCGACGTCCGCTTCCGCTACCAGACCGACGGCGGTGTGGCGCAGAAGGGCTTCGCGGCCGACGAGATCACCCTGACCGCCGACGGCCAGGCCCTGTTCTCCGACGACGCCGAGTCCGCGGACGCCGCCTGGACCGCGAACGGCTTCTCCCGCATCGGCGCCTCCTTCACCAAGGACTACGCGCAGTACTACCTCGCGGAGAACCGCCAGTACGTGTCGTACGACAAGACCCTCCAGGTCGGCCCGTACAACTTCGGCTTCTCGACGACCCGTCCGGACTGGGTGGAGCACTACCCGTACCAGAACGGCCTGTTGATCTGGAAGTGGGACACCTCGCAGGCGGACAACAACACCAGCGTCCACCCGGGCGTCGGCCTGGTCCTGCCGGTCGACGCGCACCCGGCGGTGCTGAAGTGGTCCGACGGCACGCTGATGCGCAACCGCATCCAGTCCTACGACTCGACCTTCGGCCTGGACCGCACCGACGCCCTCACCCTGCACAAGGCGGACGTCGCGACCAAGATCCCCTCGGCGGCCGGGGTGCCGGTCTTCAACGACCACACGAGCACCTACTACGACCAGTCGAACCCGGCCGGCGGTGTCAAGATCACTGACACCAACACCAAGATCCGGGTCACCGACGAGGCCTGGGACGGCTCGACCGTCTCGCTCCAGATCGGCCCCGCGGTGAAGTAG
- a CDS encoding RDD family protein translates to MSTEPPPGSGQQPPDDDPFRKQPPQGPGAGSPYDTPYGGQGGQHPPYGPGGYPADPLAGMPPLANSVKRTIARIIDMILVAIVVWLVTWAFGVAEYEMDSDRIDTGKSIAQSVIVAVLYVAYDTVLTAKWGQTLGKRWMGMRVANLDNGATPSWQTSLIRALVLWIPFAFCCACIWTAIAGGWSYFDRPYKQGLDDKAAKTVVVSTS, encoded by the coding sequence ATGAGCACCGAACCGCCCCCGGGCTCCGGACAGCAGCCACCGGACGACGACCCGTTCAGGAAGCAGCCCCCGCAGGGCCCGGGGGCGGGCTCGCCGTACGACACCCCGTACGGCGGCCAGGGCGGTCAGCATCCGCCCTACGGCCCCGGCGGCTATCCGGCCGACCCGCTCGCCGGGATGCCGCCGCTCGCCAACAGCGTCAAGCGGACGATCGCGCGCATCATCGACATGATCCTGGTGGCGATCGTCGTCTGGCTGGTCACCTGGGCGTTCGGGGTCGCCGAGTACGAGATGGACAGCGACCGGATCGACACCGGCAAGTCGATCGCCCAGTCGGTCATCGTGGCCGTGCTCTACGTCGCCTACGACACCGTCCTCACCGCCAAGTGGGGCCAGACCCTCGGCAAGCGGTGGATGGGCATGCGCGTGGCCAACCTCGACAACGGGGCCACGCCCTCCTGGCAGACCTCGCTGATCCGCGCGCTCGTGCTGTGGATCCCGTTCGCCTTCTGCTGCGCCTGTATCTGGACGGCGATCGCCGGGGGCTGGAGCTACTTCGACCGGCCCTACAAGCAGGGGCTGGACGACAAGGCTGCCAAGACGGTGGTGGTCAGCACCAGTTGA
- a CDS encoding RDD family protein: MSGPTPAHGEDTPREGYYPDPSIPGYVRYWNGASWVPGTSRPAPQDGESLAPPPGVRSAAPAVEETGPHFFDEDPASVGQEPEPSDQEPASAWGADPARQSGFAGEQDRRVSWGSEPHAASDAPGGPDAAARAPQAAPADDVADGTMMFRRVPGGSDQAAAGPAAGNPAAGDEGTMMFRAVQRRPGRPQAPQGDAAGLGVQGPVGAGGPAPAPGAGPAPAAYAEGQPQPGPAAPQVAQAPSIPQQANAPMSSGPGGGQASWAQQVHRLAGAGADQPVAPWKPPVEDIFQAAARRQAAARPAALGKRLAARLIDSVVIGGVTAVAAVPLGIEAADHVQAKIDAAKLSGRTVTVWLLDGTTSAYLGIVLGLLLVVGVLYEVLPTAKWGRTLGKKVCGLQVRDIEGHEPPDFGPSLIRWLVQTLPTLLGIGILGLAWCLFDRPWHQCWHDKASHTFVAG; encoded by the coding sequence ATGAGCGGCCCCACCCCGGCCCACGGCGAGGACACGCCTCGCGAAGGGTATTACCCGGACCCGTCCATTCCTGGATATGTCCGGTACTGGAACGGCGCCTCGTGGGTACCGGGCACCAGCCGGCCGGCCCCGCAGGACGGTGAATCGCTCGCGCCCCCGCCCGGTGTGCGCTCGGCGGCTCCCGCCGTCGAGGAGACCGGCCCGCACTTCTTCGACGAGGACCCGGCATCGGTCGGCCAGGAACCCGAACCCTCTGATCAGGAGCCGGCGTCCGCGTGGGGCGCCGACCCGGCCCGGCAGTCCGGCTTCGCCGGCGAGCAGGACCGCCGGGTCTCCTGGGGCTCCGAGCCGCACGCGGCGTCCGACGCCCCGGGCGGCCCCGACGCGGCGGCGCGGGCACCGCAGGCCGCCCCGGCCGACGACGTTGCGGACGGCACGATGATGTTCCGCCGGGTGCCGGGCGGATCGGACCAGGCCGCCGCCGGCCCGGCCGCCGGAAATCCGGCCGCCGGGGACGAGGGCACCATGATGTTCCGCGCCGTCCAGCGGCGCCCGGGCCGGCCGCAGGCTCCGCAGGGCGACGCGGCGGGGCTCGGTGTGCAGGGACCCGTGGGCGCGGGCGGCCCGGCCCCCGCCCCCGGTGCCGGTCCGGCGCCCGCGGCCTACGCCGAGGGACAGCCGCAGCCCGGGCCCGCCGCCCCCCAGGTCGCCCAGGCCCCCTCCATCCCGCAGCAGGCGAACGCGCCGATGAGTAGCGGTCCCGGCGGCGGCCAGGCCTCCTGGGCCCAGCAGGTCCACCGGCTCGCGGGGGCCGGCGCCGATCAGCCCGTGGCACCGTGGAAGCCGCCGGTCGAGGACATCTTCCAGGCGGCCGCGAGGCGCCAGGCGGCGGCCCGGCCCGCCGCACTCGGCAAGCGGCTGGCGGCCCGGCTGATCGACTCCGTGGTCATCGGCGGCGTCACCGCCGTGGCCGCCGTACCGCTCGGCATCGAGGCGGCCGACCACGTCCAGGCGAAGATCGACGCGGCCAAGCTCTCCGGCCGGACCGTCACCGTCTGGCTGCTCGACGGCACGACCAGCGCCTACCTCGGCATCGTCCTCGGCCTCCTGCTCGTCGTCGGTGTCCTCTACGAGGTGCTGCCCACCGCCAAGTGGGGTCGCACCCTGGGCAAGAAGGTGTGCGGCCTTCAGGTACGGGACATCGAGGGCCACGAGCCCCCGGACTTCGGCCCGTCCCTGATCCGCTGGCTGGTCCAGACCCTGCCCACCCTGCTCGGCATCGGCATCCTCGGCCTCGCCTGGTGCCTGTTCGACCGCCCCTGGCACCAGTGCTGGCACGACAAGGCGTCCCACACCTTCGTAGCGGGCTGA
- a CDS encoding SsgA family sporulation/cell division regulator: MHYTVVERELELRLILSPERSVPVPARLSYRADDPYAIHISFHITSEHPVHWTFARELLVEGVFRPCGQGDVRVWPTKSEGRSVVLMALSSPDGDALLQAPSAQVSAWLERTLRVVPPGSEGEQLGIDDALEQLLAR, from the coding sequence ATGCACTACACCGTGGTGGAGCGCGAGCTGGAGCTCCGGCTCATCCTGTCGCCGGAACGCAGCGTCCCCGTGCCGGCCCGGCTCAGCTACCGCGCCGACGACCCCTACGCCATCCACATCAGCTTCCACATCACCTCCGAGCACCCGGTCCACTGGACGTTCGCGCGCGAGCTTCTCGTGGAGGGGGTGTTCCGGCCGTGCGGTCAGGGGGACGTACGGGTGTGGCCGACCAAGTCGGAGGGGCGCAGCGTCGTACTGATGGCGCTGAGTTCGCCCGACGGCGACGCCCTGCTGCAGGCGCCGTCCGCCCAGGTGTCGGCCTGGCTGGAGCGGACGCTGCGGGTGGTGCCCCCGGGGTCTGAGGGCGAGCAGCTCGGCATCGACGACGCCCTCGAGCAGCTGCTCGCCCGGTGA
- a CDS encoding FG-GAP and VCBS repeat-containing protein, whose amino-acid sequence MSAAVFCAAAVLAVTGLTAGPASAAPAGLKGDFNGDGHADLAVGVPKASAGGHAGAGYVNVVWGGAGGPARSTVVSQSTAGVPGTPEAGDGFGAAVVADDLNGDGYADLVVSAPGESLTADATDHQGTVTVLLGSPTGFGAAFTAARGADRSARLGSVLAVGDYDHDGDRDLVYSAREEDDGLLLRQPGPVGPAGAAPELVHDWYFATPKAVATGDFDGDGSDELAVTFRGKELKGTYVYTWKQGKPVEQWRTSDYADSLAAADFSRDGADDLVLGRVLANPEADEDYCPVVVPGGTLRVETGGPGSGLGGGFFCVSQNTAGVPGTGEAADDFGASLAVGDVDRDGYPDLAVGNDAEAIGSLAGAGSVTVVLGGADGPDGSAGAYAFHQDTAGMPGVAERGDRFGAAVTLADFDGDGRADLAAGAPGENSATGGVWYVPAPAAATAAGARALTPDSLGLKGASGYGGVLSR is encoded by the coding sequence ATGTCGGCAGCCGTCTTCTGCGCGGCCGCCGTCCTCGCCGTCACCGGGCTGACCGCGGGCCCCGCCTCGGCCGCGCCCGCGGGACTGAAGGGGGACTTCAACGGCGACGGTCACGCGGACCTGGCCGTCGGTGTGCCGAAGGCGTCCGCCGGCGGCCATGCCGGGGCCGGGTACGTGAACGTGGTCTGGGGCGGCGCGGGCGGGCCCGCGAGATCCACCGTCGTCAGCCAGTCGACGGCCGGGGTGCCCGGTACCCCGGAGGCCGGCGACGGGTTCGGCGCCGCCGTGGTGGCGGACGACCTGAACGGCGACGGCTACGCGGACCTGGTCGTCTCCGCGCCGGGCGAGTCGCTCACCGCCGACGCCACCGACCACCAGGGCACCGTCACCGTGCTGCTCGGCTCCCCCACCGGTTTCGGCGCCGCGTTCACCGCCGCCCGCGGCGCCGACCGGTCCGCCCGGCTCGGCTCCGTGCTCGCGGTGGGCGACTACGACCATGACGGCGACCGGGACCTGGTGTACTCAGCTCGGGAGGAGGACGACGGTCTCCTGCTCCGGCAGCCGGGCCCGGTCGGCCCGGCCGGCGCCGCGCCCGAGCTCGTCCACGACTGGTACTTCGCGACCCCCAAGGCCGTCGCCACCGGCGACTTCGACGGCGACGGAAGCGACGAGCTGGCGGTCACGTTCCGCGGCAAGGAGCTGAAGGGGACGTACGTCTACACCTGGAAGCAGGGCAAGCCGGTCGAGCAGTGGCGCACCAGTGACTACGCGGACTCGCTCGCCGCGGCCGACTTCTCGCGGGACGGCGCCGACGACCTCGTGCTCGGCCGGGTGCTCGCCAACCCCGAGGCGGACGAGGACTACTGCCCGGTCGTCGTGCCGGGCGGGACGCTGCGCGTCGAGACGGGCGGCCCCGGCTCCGGCCTCGGGGGCGGCTTCTTCTGCGTCAGCCAGAACACCGCCGGGGTGCCCGGCACCGGTGAGGCCGCCGACGACTTCGGCGCCTCGCTCGCCGTGGGCGACGTCGACCGCGACGGCTATCCGGACCTGGCGGTCGGCAACGACGCGGAGGCGATCGGGAGCCTCGCCGGGGCGGGCTCGGTGACCGTCGTCCTCGGTGGCGCCGACGGCCCGGACGGCAGCGCCGGGGCCTACGCCTTCCACCAGGACACGGCGGGCATGCCGGGCGTGGCGGAGCGCGGCGACCGCTTCGGCGCCGCCGTGACGCTCGCCGACTTCGACGGCGACGGCCGGGCCGACCTCGCGGCCGGCGCACCCGGCGAGAACTCCGCCACCGGCGGCGTCTGGTACGTACCCGCCCCGGCCGCGGCGACGGCGGCCGGAGCGCGTGCGCTGACCCCGGACTCCCTCGGGCTGAAGGGGGCGAGCGGATACGGCGGGGTGCTCAGCCGGTAG
- a CDS encoding FAD-binding oxidoreductase has translation MIMSRSEVRTAEDTADTADTADTADTEALGDPGILTDRLLAGLPAEAVLTDPDVTTSYANDMASFCPAGVPAVVVLPRTVEQVQHVMRTATELRVPVVPQGARTGLSGGANACDGCIVLSLTKMDRILEINPVDRIAVVEPGVVNAALSRAVEEHGLCYPPDPSSWEMCTIGGNIGTASGGLCCVKYGVTAEYVLGLDVVLADGRLMTTGRRTAKGVAGYDLTRLFVGSEGSLGIVVRAVLALKPKPPEQLVLAAEFASAAEACDAVCRIMAGGHVPSLLELMDRTTVKAVNDMAHMGLPETTEALLLAAFDTLDPAADLAAVGALCEAAGATQVVPADDAAESELLLQARRLSLTALEAVKGTTMIDDVCVPRSQLGPLFEGIERIAEKYRLTIGVCAHAGDGNTHPTVCFDAADPDESRRARESFDEIMALGLQLGGTITGEHGVGVLKMEWLAREIGPVGMEMQRAVKHAFDPLGILNPGKLF, from the coding sequence GTGATCATGAGCCGCAGCGAAGTCCGCACCGCTGAAGACACCGCAGACACCGCAGACACCGCAGACACCGCAGACACGGAAGCCCTGGGCGATCCGGGCATCCTGACCGACCGGCTCCTCGCCGGTCTCCCGGCCGAGGCCGTTCTCACCGACCCCGACGTCACGACCTCCTACGCCAACGACATGGCGAGCTTCTGCCCGGCCGGCGTCCCGGCCGTGGTCGTCCTGCCGCGCACGGTCGAACAGGTGCAGCACGTCATGCGCACCGCCACCGAGCTGCGCGTCCCGGTCGTCCCGCAGGGCGCCCGCACCGGCCTGTCCGGCGGCGCCAACGCCTGCGACGGCTGCATCGTGCTGTCCCTCACCAAGATGGACCGCATCCTGGAGATCAACCCGGTCGACCGCATCGCGGTCGTCGAGCCCGGCGTCGTCAACGCCGCCCTCTCCCGGGCGGTCGAGGAACACGGCCTGTGCTACCCGCCCGACCCCTCCAGCTGGGAGATGTGCACCATCGGCGGCAACATCGGCACCGCCTCGGGCGGGCTGTGCTGCGTGAAGTACGGGGTGACGGCCGAGTACGTGCTCGGACTGGACGTGGTGCTGGCCGACGGACGGCTCATGACCACCGGCCGCCGCACGGCGAAGGGCGTCGCCGGCTACGACCTGACGCGCCTGTTCGTCGGCTCCGAGGGCTCGCTCGGGATCGTCGTACGCGCCGTCCTCGCCCTGAAGCCCAAGCCGCCCGAGCAGCTCGTGCTGGCGGCCGAGTTCGCCTCCGCCGCCGAGGCCTGCGACGCGGTGTGCCGGATCATGGCGGGCGGCCATGTGCCGTCCCTGCTCGAACTCATGGACCGTACGACGGTGAAAGCGGTCAACGACATGGCCCACATGGGCCTGCCCGAGACCACCGAGGCCCTGCTCCTCGCCGCCTTCGACACCCTCGACCCGGCCGCCGACCTCGCCGCCGTCGGCGCGCTGTGCGAGGCCGCGGGCGCCACCCAGGTGGTCCCCGCCGACGACGCCGCCGAGTCCGAACTCCTCCTCCAGGCGCGCCGGTTGTCCCTCACCGCCCTCGAGGCGGTCAAGGGCACCACGATGATCGACGACGTGTGCGTGCCCCGCTCCCAGCTCGGCCCGCTCTTCGAGGGCATCGAGCGGATCGCCGAGAAGTACCGGCTGACCATCGGGGTGTGCGCCCACGCCGGCGACGGCAACACGCACCCCACCGTCTGCTTCGACGCGGCGGACCCCGACGAGTCCCGCCGGGCCCGCGAGTCCTTCGACGAGATCATGGCCCTCGGCCTGCAGCTCGGCGGCACCATCACCGGCGAACACGGCGTGGGCGTCCTGAAGATGGAGTGGCTGGCCCGGGAGATCGGCCCGGTCGGCATGGAGATGCAGCGAGCCGTCAAGCACGCCTTCGACCCCCTGGGCATCCTCAACCCGGGCAAGCTGTTCTGA
- a CDS encoding lipopolysaccharide assembly protein LapB, which yields MENEQSGPGTSLVAPAPPSRPRALRRVLLASLAAGVAGAAVFGGLLSLVPSAPPAPPRAGLPAPGPKPQTLTTVTAGMPAALPGLTGLIADRERHLRAHPQDAQAWTVLGTAYAERGRRSADAADYPKAEQALKTALEVRGEEDARSAPALEGLAALANARRDFDEARSRGEQALELSPKRWTAYPLLIDAYTGLGDYESARGTLDDLMKLRVGAEAKPAVMARAAAVYRDRGWREDAQAQVADAAAGARTPAEQAAYLEQAGQLAWERGDRHDALRHYEAALRLDPDQRAAMAGRGRALAALGRTAEAVKAYRAALAGHPAPQYALELGELYESQGMREQAQAQYDLLLATVERNTSDGVDGELVAGQYEADHGDPQDAVDRLRAEWERQPGIEVADALGWALYRAGDPEGALHYAAIATDKTKGGGVRSALYSYHRGVIERELDDGPVARRFLQDALRVNPYFSPLRAPEARQALAELGDPPDEPVPDDLTGIQ from the coding sequence ATGGAGAACGAACAGTCCGGTCCGGGCACGTCCCTGGTGGCTCCTGCGCCGCCGTCCCGCCCGCGCGCGCTGCGGCGCGTCCTGCTCGCCTCGCTCGCGGCCGGTGTCGCGGGCGCCGCCGTGTTCGGCGGCCTGCTCTCGCTGGTGCCGTCCGCGCCACCCGCGCCGCCGCGGGCCGGACTGCCCGCGCCCGGCCCCAAGCCGCAGACGCTGACGACGGTCACCGCCGGGATGCCCGCCGCGCTGCCCGGCCTGACCGGGCTGATCGCGGACCGCGAGCGCCATCTGCGCGCCCATCCGCAGGACGCGCAGGCGTGGACGGTCCTCGGCACGGCGTACGCCGAGCGGGGGCGGCGCAGCGCCGACGCCGCCGACTACCCGAAGGCCGAGCAGGCGCTGAAGACGGCGCTGGAGGTGCGCGGCGAGGAGGACGCCCGGAGCGCGCCCGCGCTGGAGGGGCTGGCGGCGCTGGCGAACGCGCGGCGGGACTTCGACGAGGCCAGGAGCCGCGGCGAGCAGGCGCTGGAGCTCTCCCCCAAGCGCTGGACGGCGTACCCGCTGCTGATCGACGCGTACACCGGGCTCGGCGACTACGAGTCGGCCCGCGGCACGCTGGACGACCTGATGAAGCTGCGCGTCGGCGCCGAGGCGAAGCCCGCCGTGATGGCGCGGGCCGCGGCCGTCTACCGGGACCGCGGCTGGCGCGAGGACGCGCAGGCGCAGGTCGCGGACGCGGCGGCGGGCGCGCGGACGCCGGCCGAGCAGGCCGCGTATCTGGAGCAAGCCGGGCAGCTCGCATGGGAGCGCGGCGACCGGCATGACGCGCTGCGGCATTACGAGGCGGCCCTGCGCCTCGATCCGGACCAGCGGGCCGCGATGGCGGGGCGCGGCCGCGCGCTGGCCGCCCTGGGCCGCACGGCGGAGGCGGTGAAGGCCTACCGCGCGGCGCTGGCCGGGCACCCCGCTCCCCAGTACGCCCTGGAACTGGGCGAGTTGTACGAGTCCCAGGGCATGCGGGAGCAGGCGCAGGCGCAGTACGACCTGCTGCTGGCGACGGTGGAGCGGAACACCTCGGACGGGGTCGACGGCGAGCTGGTGGCCGGGCAGTACGAGGCGGACCACGGCGACCCGCAGGACGCGGTGGACCGGCTGCGGGCCGAGTGGGAGCGCCAGCCGGGGATCGAGGTGGCCGACGCGCTGGGCTGGGCGCTGTACCGGGCCGGGGACCCGGAGGGCGCCCTGCACTACGCCGCGATCGCCACGGACAAGACGAAGGGCGGCGGGGTGCGCAGCGCCCTGTACTCCTACCACCGGGGCGTCATCGAGCGGGAGTTGGACGACGGCCCGGTGGCCCGCCGGTTCCTGCAGGACGCGCTGCGCGTCAACCCGTACTTCTCCCCGCTGCGGGCCCCCGAGGCGCGGCAGGCACTCGCGGAACTCGGGGACCCGCCGGACGAGCCGGTACCGGACGACCTGACGGGAATCCAGTAG